ctctcccccactctgttcccccgactctctcccctaCTCTGTTCCCCCGACTCTGCctcccgactctctcccccactctgtttcCCCCGACCCTCTCGCCCACTCTGTTCCCctgactctctcccccactctgttcccccgacactctcccccactctgtttcCCCCGACTCTgcctcccgacactctcccccactctggTCCCCCGACTCTGCctcccgactctctcccccactctgttcccccgactctctcccccactctgttcccccgacactctcccccactctgttcccccgactctctccccttCTGTTTCCCAcggctctctccccctctgtttcCCAcggctctctcccccactctgtttcccccgactctctccccactctgtttcccccgactctctcccccactctgtttcccccgactctctcccgctcTGTTTCTCCCCAACTCTATCCCCACTCTgcttcccccgacactctcccccacactgttaaccccgactctctcccccactctattTCCCCCTACTCTCTCTCCCACTGTGTTTCCCCCCGACTCTCCCCCCACTCTGTTCCCCTGACTCTCTCCCCAACTCTGTCACCCCCGATTCTCTGCCCCACTCTGATCCCCCCgattctctcccccactctgcctccccccgactctctcccccactctgtttcCCCCAACACTCTCACCCACTCCGTTTACCCCAACTCTCGCACCCACTCTGTTCCCCCCGACTGtctcccccactctgttccccCGACTGTCTACCCAACTCTGtttcccccgactctctcccccacgCTGTTTCCCCCCAACTGTCTCCCCCACTCTGTTTCCCCCCGACTCTCTGCCCTACTCTGTTCCCCGcggctctctcccccactctgttccccacggctctctcccccactctgttccgcccgactctctcccccactctgtttcccccgactctctccccctctgtttcCCACGGCTCTCTCCCCCACGCTGTTTCCCCCCAACTGTCTCCCCCACTCTGTTTCCCCCGACCCTCTCACCCACGGTGTTTCCCCCCAACTGTCTCCCCCACTGTTTCCCCCGACCCTCTCCCCCACGGTGTTTCCCCCCAACTGTCTCCCGCACTCTGTTTCCCCcgaccctctcccccactctgttaccccgactctctcccgctcTGTTTCTCCCCAACTCTATCCCCACTCTgcttcccccgacactctcccccacactgttaaccccgactctctcccccactctgtttcccccgactctctcccccactctgtttcCCCCGACTCTgcctcccgacactctcccccactctgttcccccgactctctcccccactctgttccccCGACTCTGCctcccgactctctcccccactctgtttcCCTCGACCCTCTCGCCCACTCTGTTTCCCCCGACTCTgcctcccgacactctcccccactctggTCCCCCGACTCTgcctcccgacactctcccccactctgttccccCGACTCTCACCCCTACTCTGTTCCCCCGACTCTGCctcccgactctctcccccactctgtttcCCCCGACCCTCTCGCCCACTCTGTTCCCCTGACTCTCTCCCCACTCTgttcccccgacactctcccccactctgtttcCCCCGACTCTgcctcccgacactctcccccactctggTCCCCCGACTCTGCctcccgactctctcccccagtctgttcccccgactctctcccccactctgttccccctacactctcccccactctgttcccccgactctctccccctctgtttcCCAcggctctctccccctctgtttcCCAcggctctctcccccactctgtttcccccgactctctccccactctgtttcccccgactgtctcccccactctgtttcccccgactctctcccgctcTGTTTCTCCCCAACTGTATCCCCACTCTgcttcccccgacactctcccccacactgttaaccccgactctctcccccactctatttcccccgactctctcccccacgCTGTTTCCCCCCAACTGTCTCCCCCACTCTGTTTCCCCCCGACTCTCTGCCCTACTCTGTTCCCCGcggctctctcccccactctgttccccacggctctctcccccactctgttccccccgactctctcccccactctgtttcccccgactctctccccctctgtttcCCACGGCTCTCTCCCCCACGCTGTTTCCCCCCAACTGTCTCCCCCACTCTGTTTCCCCCGACCCTCTCACCCACGGTGTTTCCCCCCAACTGTCTCCCCCACTCTGTTTCCCCCGACCCTCTCCCCCACGGTGTTTCCCCCCAACTGTCTCCCGCACTCTGTTTCCCcgaccctctcccccactctgtttcccccgaacctctcccccactctgttaccccgactctctcccccactatgtTCCCCCGACTCTgcctcccgacactctcccccactctgttcccccgacactctctcccAATCTGTTCCCCCCGAATCGctcccccactctgttccccccgactctctccccctctgtctccccgattctctctcccactctgttcccctgactctcttcccctctctgtttctccccgactctctcccccactctggtccccccgacactctcccccactctgttcccccgactctctcccccactctgtttcCCCCGAATCTGCCTCCCGACACTTTCCCCCACTCTGtttcccccgactctctcccccactctgcctcccgacactctcccccactcttTCCCCCCAACTGTCTCCCCCACTCTGTTTCCCCcgaccctctcccccactctgttcccccgactctctcccccactctgtttcTCCCCGACTCTggtccccccgacactctcccccactctgttcccccgactctctcccccactctgtttcCCCCGACTCTgcctcccgacactctcccccactctgtttcccccgactctctcccccactctgttctccccgacactctcccccactctgcCTCCCGACACCCTCCCCCACTCTTTTCCCctgactctctccccctctgtctccccgattctctctcccactctgttCCCCTGACTCTCTTCCCCTCTTTGTTtctccccgactctctcccccactctgttccccCCGACTCTTTCCCCCACTCTGTCTCCCCgattctctcccccactctctcaacaCTCAGTCTCCCCCACGCTGTTTCCCCCCAACTGtctcccccactctgttccccCCGACTCTTTCCCCCACTCTGTCTCCCCgattctctcccccactctctcaacactcagtctcccccactctgtttcccccgactctctcccccactctgttctccccgactctctcccccactctgcctcccgacactctcccccactcttttccccgacactctccccccactctgttcccccgactctctcccccactctgtttcccccgactctctcccccactgtttcccccgacactctcccccactctgtttcCCCCGACTCTgcctcccgacactctcccctaCTCTGGTCCCCCGACTCTgcctcccgacactctcccccactctggtcccccgactctctcccccactctgttcccccgactctcttcccccactctcttcccccgacactctccccctctgTTTCCCAcggctctctcccccactctgtttcccccgactctctccccacTCTGTTTCCCCCGACTCTCTGCCCCACTCTATTTCCCCctactctctctcccactctgcctccccccgactctctcccccactctgtttcCCCCAACACTCTCACCCACTCCGTTTACCCCAACTCTCGCACCCACTCTGTTCCCCCCGACTGTCTCCCCCACGCTGTTTCCCCCCGACTCTCTGCCCTACTCTGTTCCCCGcggctctctcccccactctgttccccccgactctctcccccactctgttccccccgactctctcccccactctgttccccggactctctcccccactctgttccccacggctctctcccccactctgttccccccgactctctcccccacgCTGTTTCCCCCAACTGTCTCCCCCACTCTGTTTCCCCCGACCCTCTCCCCCACGGTGTTTCCCCCCAACTGTCTCCCCCACTCTGTTTCCCCcgaccctctcccccactctgtttcccccgactctctcccccactctgtttcTCCCCGACTCTggtccccccgacactctcccccactctgttcccccgactctctcccccactctgtttcCCCCGACTCTgcctcccgacactctcccccactctgtttcccccgactctctccccctctgtttcCCAcggctctctcccccactctgtttcccccgacactctcccccactctgttcccccgactctctcccccactctgtttcCCCCGACTCTgcctcccgacactctcccccactctgtttcccccgactctctccccctctgtttcCCAcggctctctcccccactctgtttcccccgacactctcccccactctgttcccccgacactctcccccactctgtttcccccgactctctcccccactctgcctCCCGACACCCTCCCCCACTCTTTTCCCctgactctctccccctctgtctccccgattctctctcccactctgttCCCCTGACTCTCTTCCCCTCTTTGTTtctccccgactctctcccccactctattCCCCCCGACTCTTTCCCCCACTCTGTCTCCCCgattctctcccccactctctcaacaCTCAGTCTCCCCCACGCTGTTTCCCCCCAACTGTCTCCCCTACTCTGTTCCCCCCGACTCTTTCCCCCACTCTGTCTCCCCgattctctcccccactctctcaacaCTCAGTCTCCCCCACGCTGTTTCCCCCAACTGTCTCCCCCACTCTGTTTCCCCCGACCCTCTTCCCCACTCTgttcccccgactctctcccccactctgttctccccgactctctcccccactctgcctcccgacactctcccccactcttttccccgacactctccccccactctgttccccgactctctcccccactctgtttcccccgactctctcccccactgtttcccccgacactctcccccaatCTGTtctccccgactctctcccccactctgttcccccgactctctcccacTGTTTCCCCCAACACTCTCACCCACTCCGTTTACCCCAACTCTCGCACCCACTCTGTTCCCCCCAACTGTCTCCCCCACtgtttctcccccattctgtCTCCCCTGACTCTCTGCCCCACTCCGTTCCTGACTCTCTCCCCCACTGTTTCCTCCCTCTGATTCTCCTGACCCGACTCTCCCCCTCTGATtgctccccccgtctctccccattcctctccctctctttctcctacCACCAGCCCCTCTTCTCCACACCATCCCCACCCTGGCTTTCTTGCTCACTTCCAAATCTCTCTCCATTCCCAccatccctctctccttctccccctatcTGCATCTCCCCAACTCCGCCCTTCTAACCCTTCCTCTTCCACTCTCCCTCTGTTCTCCTCCTGCCCTCCTACCCAATAAATGCCCTCCCACATCCCTCCTCTGCcgagcctctctctctccctcctctctccccactctccatctctgtctccctGTTCTCTCTGTCCCCCGTATTCCCCCATCTCCCCCGtgctctctgcccctctctcttaTCAGCCCCTTCGCCACCCCTGTCTCTCATTCTCACCCTCTCAGCCAGAATAATTACCACAGGCTGCATCAGTGtttgagataaatatttaatttgcTTACATTAAGGCCACAGCAGTCAGTGATATTCACAAATATATCCGTCGCAATCCCAAATTACATTAGCATTTCATAACATGTTTGAAACATCAATTCTGCAGCAAACGTCCCCAAGGAGCTGCTTGCCTGGCTTCAGAACGGATCCCAACGAGCTCTTTTACACATCATCCGTCAAGGCACCTGTGTCATTAatggagtgaaactccctccacaccgtcccatcacacactcccggggtcagacacagagtgaatctccctccgcaccgtcccatcacacactcccggggtcagacacagagtgaatctccctccgcaccgtcccatcacacactcccggggtcagacacagagtgaatctccctccgcaccgtcccatcacactctcccggggtcagacacagagtgaatctccctccgcaccgtcccatcacactctcccggggtcagacacagagtgaatctccctccgcaccgtcccatcacacactcccggggtcagacacagagtgaatctccctccgcaccgtcccatcacactctcccggggtcagacacagagtgaatctccctccgcaccgtcccatcacactctcccggggtcagacacagagtgaatctccctccgcaccgtcccatcacacactcccagggtcagacacagagtgaatctccctccgcaccgtcccatcacacactcccggggtcagacacagagtgaatctccctccgcaccgtcccatcgcacactcctcgggtcagacacagagtgaatctccctccacaccgtcccatcacacactcccggggtcagacacagagtgaatctccctccgcaccgtcccatcgcacactcctcgggtcagacacagagtgaatctccctccgcaccgtcccatcacacactcccggggtcagacacagagtgaatctccctccgcaccgtcccatcacacactcccggggtcagacacagagtgaatctccccccgcaccgtcccatcacacactcccggggtcagacacagagtgaagctccccccgcaccgtccaatcgcacactcccggggtcagacacagagtgaatctccctccgcaccgtcccatcacacactcccggggtcagacacagagtgaatctccctccgcaccgtcccatcacacactcccggggtcagacacagagtgaatctccccccgcaccgtcccatcacacactcccggggtcagacacagagtgaagctccccccgcACCGTCCAATCGCACACTCCCGGTGTCGGAGAAGGAGCGAAGCACCCCCACTTCCCCCGTCAAAGACTGGGGCGTGCGATGTAGCCCCGTAGGGTCGAGTACAGCCCGATGTGCGAGACCAGGTTGGGTTCCACCACGTAGGCCTCCTCGCTGTGCTCCCGGGCTGCCTCGTACAGGGCCGTGTCCTTGGCGTAGCCCCTGCGGCACTGCCGCTCGCCCAGGTACGCCATGGCCCGGCGCGCCCCGTCCGCCGTGAAGGCCATGGCCGGCGTGCAGCAGTGGGAGGCCGGGGCCAGGGCGTAGAGCTGGGGGCTGAGGCGCCGCAGCTCCAGCAGGTAGACCCGGCCGCCCAGCTCGGCCGCCAGCATGCACAGGGCCGCCAGCGCGGCCAGGGAGCGCCAGGAGCGGCGGCCGGCCGGGGCAGGCAGCAGCCAGCGCAGGAGGGAGCCCCCCAGCGCCCCCAGGCCGGCCCACTCCAGCAGCCGGGCTGGCTCGGGGTGCAGGTAGCCCTGCAGCCTTTCCGGGTGGTAGAGCTTGACGTAGAGCGGCTGGCGGCCCTGCAGCCGTCGGCCCAGCACGTCCCCCAGCACGGGGAAGAGGTCGGGGCGGGGCAGGGCATCGTCCTCGGCCAGCAGTACGTGCCGAGCCCCGCCGGCCAGCGCCCGGCCCAGGCAGAAGAGGTAGTCGGCCTTCTCCTTCTCGAAGGGGTCGTCCTCGGGCGCCGGGGGCGACCCCTCCTCCCCGAAGCGGCGCACCTCCGGGATCAGGCTGCGGGCCCGCCGGGGCAGGGCGTGGTCCTCGGGCGGGTGGTGGACGTTGCAGGCGAAGAGCCGGGCCCGCCCGCACCAGGGGCACAGGCGCAGCAGGCGGTGGTAGGCGGCCGCCACCTGCAGGAAGTAGCGGTGCTCCGCGCCCTGCCGGCGGGCCGTGGTGACGATGGCCAGCGTCAGCCCCGGGGGgccctgctcctcctcctcctcgtgCCACTGGGGGGTGTCCCGGAAGTACCGCTCAGCCTCCTCGGCCCGTTCCAGGCTCCGGGCCAGGGCCTGGTCCGTCAGCCGCTGCAGGCCCTCCGCCCCGCCAAGGTAGTAGCGGGAGAGCCGCCTGTCCGCCCCGAAGAGGGGCAGCCCCACCCCCAGCACCAGCAGGTAGAGGAGGGCCAGCTGGAGCCAGGGGCGGCCCAGCAGGTCACGGGGGGACATCGTGAACGGGCCAGGGACCGGCCCCCTCCTTCAGTGAGGACGGGACCTCCAGCTGGGCCTCAGTCCTTCAAAACTACTGCAAACGCCCCCAAGCAGGTTTCAAATCTACCTACCCCTACCCCACTGTCTTCTCCCTGAAACGGGTCTCACATACTGCCCCGTTTCTCCCCACAGCGAGGATGGAAGGCCAAAGTCCCTGACTGCATCAAAATCAACCCCCTTCTGCTCTTTCCTCTTCTCTGGGGCGATCCCACAAGAAGAATGGGATACCATGAatcacctccctcctcaccctttcctGGACGAGGACTTGGAACCCCAACCGGACCTCAAGTCCCCACCCCGCTCGCCTGGCCCGCCTCCAGGGAGGGTGGGACACCAACTCAGCCTCGAGGCCCCCCGCTCcccagtctccctctccctctgagaATGTCAGCGGTGAACAGCGCAGAACTCCAGAGCCGACTGTCCTGTTGGTGAGGCAGGAGGAGGGTGGGTTCACCTCACGTCCGTTCCGCTCCACAGCCAGCTGTCTGCGGCAACCTGGTGTCTAGACGTCTGGATCATTCGCCAGCCACGCTGTCCTGAGGGACGTTGGGATGCTCCGAGCCAGCGAGGGTGCGATACTTTGAGTGTGACCTGCAGGTACAGTGGGGATGGAGGGAGACGTGAGGCAGGGCCgtaactcttccccctccccacccccatttgATCACccgaggtacagcaggcagtgaagaaagctaatggcatgctggccttcataacgaggggagttgagtataagagcaaagaggtccttctgcagctgtacagggccctggtgagaccacacctggagtactgtgtgcagttttggtctccaagtttgaggaaggacattcttgctattgagagagtgcagtgtaggttcagaaggttaattcccgggatggcgggactgtcatatgtcgaaagattgcagcgactgggcttgtatttgGTTTTATTTTTTTAGCGCTGGCAATAGTTACATttggacacgtctcattagcggggcaacAGGATGgtcacattgtttattccagggaccagctgattgcgctaatgccggccggtttagcgaacagagcggcggacaccccggctgaaatctggaggaaaacacacagaggatacaGAGGGGGATCataaaggtgagggaagaggaccgggtcgagacaacagaggctttcggagaagagaagttataagctgtgtctcccctctctcatcatgggaaatgtgagattgctggggaataaaatggacgaactgacagcgcttgtcaggagtcagagaacatttcgggagagcagtgtcatgtgcttcactgagacgtggctgcccgaggacatacccgatcaaagtgtctccatagagggcttccagaccgttcgagctgaccggaattgcactgagagtggtCAGCGTAAAGGACgggggctggcggttctggtaaacaacaggtaatgcaatcctggtcatattacgatcaaggaacgtgtctgtagcccggatattgaactttttgctgttggactccggccatattatttgccaagggaaatctcgcatgcaattgtggttgttgtgtacatccctccctctgccaacccgacgtcagcatgtaacatcatttacaccgtcatagccagattacaaacccagcacacaactgccctcattaccatctcgggtgacttcaaccatgttaccatggctagaacactgctcacttcacgcagtatgtgagctgtacaaccagaggggagaggactctggatttgatgtacgctaacgttaaggatgcatacagctcctctctcctcccctcactgggaaggtcagatcacaacctggtgcatctaaaaccctgctacctgcctctggtgaagagtaaacctgcaacctcgaggacagtgaggaaatggtcggaggaggcttatgaggcgctccagggttgttttgaggtgacagactggcaggcactctgtgagccacatggagaggatattgatgggctcacagagtgcatcactgattacatcaacttctgtgtggactgcaatgtccgacaagaactgtcctttgttattcaaataacaagccatgggtgacaaaggacattaaggacaccctgaatgctaaaaagagggcgtttagagatggaaatagggaggagctgagggcaatacagagggacctgaaagccaggatcagggaggctaaagacaggtacaggatgaagcttgagtggaaactccagcagaacaacatgaaagaggtctggagggggatgaggaccatcctgggttccagcaaactagcaacagaggagcggaaggcagtgtggacagggccaacgaacttaacctctTCTTTAACAGAtctgacattgtgacccctgcccatcccccacatgagtcatctgttgtcagccctcaaacaacacatattccactctcccctcctacccctcctcacagtcccccaccctgctctcatgactataccccttcccc
This genomic stretch from Mobula hypostoma chromosome 31, sMobHyp1.1, whole genome shotgun sequence harbors:
- the pgap4 gene encoding transmembrane protein 246, translating into MSPRDLLGRPWLQLALLYLLVLGVGLPLFGADRRLSRYYLGGAEGLQRLTDQALARSLERAEEAERYFRDTPQWHEEEEEQGPPGLTLAIVTTARRQGAEHRYFLQVAAAYHRLLRLCPWCGRARLFACNVHHPPEDHALPRRARSLIPEVRRFGEEGSPPAPEDDPFEKEKADYLFCLGRALAGGARHVLLAEDDALPRPDLFPVLGDVLGRRLQGRQPLYVKLYHPERLQGYLHPEPARLLEWAGLGALGGSLLRWLLPAPAGRRSWRSLAALAALCMLAAELGGRVYLLELRRLSPQLYALAPASHCCTPAMAFTADGARRAMAYLGERQCRRGYAKDTALYEAAREHSEEAYVVEPNLVSHIGLYSTLRGYIARPSL